A region of Salinibacter sp. 10B DNA encodes the following proteins:
- a CDS encoding cytochrome c — protein sequence MFTSDSQSSSSFPWYVQFGGALLALGVFLGMQAEEGTAPAAVSSPTAVQTAGLSVNLADEGEQIYNTRCMSCHQMGGRGVPGSFPPLRDTDWVNGDKGRLIRMLLHGISGQIEVKGQTYSGVMPPWGGALEDEGIAAVSTYIRSNFGNDASAITAEEVAKVRAATKGRKKPWTAEELKKKANQGIPGDSTATED from the coding sequence ATGTTCACGTCCGATTCGCAGAGCTCGTCCTCCTTTCCGTGGTACGTCCAGTTTGGCGGGGCCCTTCTGGCCCTGGGTGTTTTTCTCGGCATGCAGGCCGAGGAGGGCACGGCCCCGGCCGCCGTGTCGTCGCCCACTGCCGTTCAGACCGCCGGTCTTTCGGTGAACCTTGCCGATGAGGGTGAGCAGATTTATAACACGCGGTGCATGAGCTGCCACCAAATGGGGGGGCGCGGGGTGCCCGGGAGCTTTCCGCCACTCCGAGACACCGACTGGGTAAATGGGGATAAAGGACGGCTTATCCGGATGCTGCTCCACGGCATTTCGGGGCAGATTGAGGTGAAGGGGCAGACGTACAGCGGCGTGATGCCCCCATGGGGGGGGGCTCTCGAAGATGAAGGCATTGCCGCTGTCTCTACCTACATTCGCTCCAACTTTGGCAACGACGCGTCCGCCATCACCGCGGAGGAAGTGGCCAAGGTGCGGGCGGCCACCAAGGGGCGGAAGAAGCCGTGGACGGCCGAGGAACTGAAGAAGAAGGCCAACCAGGGCATTCCGGGCGATTCGACCGCTACAGAAGACTAA
- a CDS encoding M14 family zinc carboxypeptidase: MPFSLTSLVDDHPRFRTHGGVRRDLETACLHHPDIASFEEIGPSEEGAMLYGVRLGTGDRTVSLIAGNHADEPVGPETLRTLVINALSHRNKMEPWLRRYTFVIVPHTNPDGEARNRRWIEAWPDMEAYLRHAVREKPGRDLEYGYPAMRPENEHVSGFLQDHGPFAMHMSLHGMSASEGAMLLINRPWTFRTQELRDAFTEAAAAEGLRMHDHNRKGEKGFFWIEPGFQTTPRGDAMRTYFQAQDDPATARQFHDSSMEFVMSLGGDPLAMVTELPLFLVENEDPTPGRPDQYLALRERLPEVKARLEQGKEVDDLLAPFKLRPVPLDVAMRLQLQALELGLEAVAPIE; the protein is encoded by the coding sequence ATGCCGTTTTCTCTCACCAGTCTTGTTGATGATCATCCCCGATTTCGGACGCACGGCGGCGTCCGGCGGGACCTGGAGACCGCCTGTCTACACCATCCCGACATCGCCAGTTTCGAAGAGATCGGTCCTAGTGAAGAGGGGGCGATGCTCTATGGCGTACGGTTGGGAACGGGGGATCGCACCGTCAGTCTCATTGCCGGCAATCACGCCGACGAGCCTGTGGGCCCAGAGACGCTGCGCACCTTGGTGATCAATGCGCTGTCGCATCGAAACAAGATGGAGCCCTGGCTCCGCCGCTACACGTTCGTAATTGTGCCCCACACGAACCCGGACGGAGAGGCCCGCAACCGGCGGTGGATTGAGGCCTGGCCGGATATGGAGGCGTACCTTCGTCATGCGGTGCGAGAGAAGCCGGGGCGGGACCTGGAGTACGGATACCCGGCCATGCGACCCGAGAATGAGCATGTGTCGGGCTTTTTGCAGGATCATGGACCGTTTGCGATGCACATGAGCCTGCACGGCATGTCGGCGAGTGAGGGGGCAATGCTCCTCATTAACCGACCGTGGACCTTCCGCACGCAGGAGTTGCGAGATGCGTTTACAGAAGCGGCCGCAGCGGAGGGACTCCGCATGCATGACCACAACCGGAAGGGAGAGAAGGGCTTTTTCTGGATCGAGCCGGGATTCCAGACTACCCCCCGAGGCGATGCGATGCGTACCTATTTTCAGGCCCAGGACGATCCGGCGACTGCCCGGCAGTTTCATGACAGCTCAATGGAGTTTGTGATGTCGCTCGGGGGGGATCCGCTGGCCATGGTGACGGAGCTTCCGCTCTTTCTGGTGGAGAATGAGGACCCGACGCCCGGCCGCCCGGATCAATACTTGGCGCTTCGGGAGCGGTTGCCCGAGGTGAAAGCACGTCTGGAGCAGGGAAAAGAGGTAGACGACCTGCTTGCGCCGTTCAAGCTCCGGCCGGTGCCGCTGGACGTGGCGATGCGGTTGCAACTTCAGGCTCTCGAACTGGGCCTGGAAGCTGTGGCACCAATCGAGTAG
- a CDS encoding ferric reductase-like transmembrane domain-containing protein → MVAKNRIGEVAVWGLVLAPALLWGIGGPDIVTGRQWGTAQGVLSIGQVAGLVGMAALAVSFILSTRLQWLEDYFGGLDGMYRVHHRLGLTAVGLLLVHPVGLALRFVPADWGRAVGFLLPGHARWAVDFGVYALWGMVLLVMITLTTWVPYDKWKLSHKALGAVLLCGALHMWLVEPTRGMPVAVAQHVGLWGYMTGLVSVGLAGAVYKIILLPLWPKPRYTVSRVERVNENVLDVSLTPIDAPLDFVPGQFVFVTFHGGGLTEESHPYTLCGPADEEILRITVKALGDYTTRLYEQLSAGLEATIDGPYGRFDYHDGGERQIWIAGGVGVAPFLSWARNVAPEGRDVPMVDFYYCVHDRGDAVYREEFEALSRTCPNVNVALVCSVEDGHLRARDLGDVTNADIFMCGPRRLTQDLRRQLRQRGVPSARIHFEDFEFR, encoded by the coding sequence ATGGTGGCGAAGAACCGCATCGGAGAGGTTGCCGTCTGGGGGCTCGTACTCGCTCCAGCCCTCCTTTGGGGCATCGGGGGACCGGACATCGTGACTGGACGTCAGTGGGGGACTGCGCAGGGGGTTCTATCAATCGGACAAGTGGCCGGGCTGGTAGGTATGGCCGCACTAGCAGTATCGTTCATCTTGTCCACCCGACTGCAATGGTTGGAAGACTATTTCGGCGGGCTCGACGGAATGTACCGCGTGCACCATCGCCTCGGTCTCACCGCCGTCGGGCTCCTGCTGGTGCATCCGGTTGGGCTAGCCCTGCGGTTTGTCCCTGCCGATTGGGGGCGAGCGGTCGGATTCCTGTTGCCGGGGCACGCTCGCTGGGCGGTTGATTTCGGGGTCTACGCGTTGTGGGGAATGGTCCTGCTGGTGATGATTACGCTCACGACCTGGGTGCCCTACGACAAGTGGAAACTCTCGCACAAGGCGCTAGGGGCGGTGCTGCTGTGCGGAGCGCTCCACATGTGGCTGGTTGAGCCTACGCGCGGAATGCCGGTGGCGGTGGCACAGCACGTGGGGCTTTGGGGCTACATGACCGGACTGGTAAGTGTGGGACTGGCCGGGGCCGTCTACAAAATAATCCTCCTGCCGCTCTGGCCGAAGCCACGATACACCGTGTCGAGAGTGGAACGGGTGAACGAAAATGTGCTGGACGTGAGCCTTACACCGATTGACGCTCCGCTCGATTTTGTGCCGGGGCAGTTCGTCTTCGTCACGTTCCACGGGGGCGGCCTGACCGAGGAATCACATCCGTACACGCTGTGTGGACCCGCAGATGAGGAGATCCTCAGGATCACGGTGAAGGCCCTCGGAGACTACACGACTCGGCTGTACGAGCAGTTGTCGGCGGGGCTAGAGGCGACGATCGACGGTCCGTACGGCCGGTTCGATTACCACGACGGCGGAGAGCGGCAGATTTGGATTGCGGGCGGGGTGGGCGTAGCGCCGTTTCTGAGTTGGGCGCGCAACGTGGCCCCCGAGGGGAGGGACGTGCCCATGGTCGATTTTTACTACTGCGTGCACGACCGCGGCGATGCGGTGTACCGGGAAGAGTTTGAGGCCCTTAGCCGGACGTGTCCAAACGTCAACGTCGCTCTCGTGTGCTCAGTCGAGGACGGGCACCTTCGGGCACGCGACCTGGGAGATGTCACGAATGCCGACATTTTCATGTGTGGTCCCAGGCGGCTTACGCAGGACCTCCGTCGACAGCTCCGGCAACGAGGCGTCCCCAGTGCCCGGATTCATTTCGAGGACTTTGAGTTTCGATAA
- a CDS encoding LUD domain-containing protein, translated as MSQIDRFLDALGRLEVGWTCSTADELSSVLEEVLSPSSVGAPLPFEDLSLDETDVNLKPSPADIDAAATGVTAARLAIASYGSILIQSAVDATEAASLFPDRHVAILRASDIVPDMAAAFEHLGPTLRNDAVTTILATGPSATADMGALVKGAHGPMEVHVLLIEDR; from the coding sequence ATGTCGCAGATCGATCGCTTTCTCGATGCACTGGGGCGACTGGAGGTCGGGTGGACCTGCTCCACGGCAGATGAATTATCGTCTGTGCTCGAAGAGGTGCTTTCCCCTTCAAGTGTTGGGGCGCCACTGCCGTTCGAGGATCTGTCACTGGACGAGACGGACGTAAATCTGAAGCCCTCTCCGGCCGATATAGACGCCGCCGCAACGGGCGTCACCGCCGCCCGCCTAGCCATTGCCAGTTACGGGAGCATCCTCATTCAAAGCGCCGTGGATGCGACGGAAGCCGCGAGCCTTTTTCCCGACCGTCACGTGGCCATCCTTCGGGCCTCTGATATTGTGCCCGATATGGCGGCCGCGTTCGAACACCTCGGGCCCACCTTGCGGAACGATGCTGTGACCACTATTCTTGCCACCGGACCTAGTGCTACGGCGGACATGGGAGCTCTAGTGAAGGGGGCTCACGGTCCGATGGAGGTGCACGTACTACTCATAGAGGATCGGTGA
- a CDS encoding amidase, with product MTALSSCSATELARRIRSHDCSVVEVVAAHLHRIERWNADVNAVVTLDVDRARRRARAADRALAAGRVWGPLHGVPFTVKDQFATAGLRTTYGLPSYSNYRPDADGPLVNRLRQAGGILLGKTNLPLAAYDWQSRNPQFGRTNNPWDLARTPGGSSGGSGAALAAGFAPLELGADVAGSIRVPSHFCGVVGLRPTEGTLPLNGLMPPNQPRTVQHVVVAGPMARTVEDLQLAWSVLHSPPTADPPSLASLRIAVTSELGGVPVDTDTQRVLRETVRTLRDAGCTVERRSSPVNIDSALETWAHIQGFELNAGLPFPLRTPPLRDVLWHGIIRYKFGFLGRLLAQGARLSPQGYLTALDRKKQLTETLDTFLSSWDLWLTPVASRPAFSHRQTGRALSIEGVSVPYALPFAAYNCATAVTGHPILTLPAGDSSDGLPIGVQVHARSGEDAALLRAGRQLASALDLQPRRAPLKNSVD from the coding sequence GTGACGGCCCTCTCGTCCTGCTCAGCCACCGAACTCGCTCGCCGCATCCGCTCTCATGACTGCTCAGTTGTGGAGGTGGTAGCGGCCCATCTCCATCGCATTGAGCGGTGGAACGCAGACGTGAACGCCGTCGTGACGCTTGACGTCGATCGAGCCCGACGCCGAGCCCGGGCCGCCGATCGAGCCCTGGCCGCAGGTCGGGTGTGGGGACCACTCCACGGCGTGCCTTTCACAGTGAAGGACCAGTTTGCAACGGCCGGACTACGGACAACCTACGGACTCCCCTCGTACAGCAATTATCGGCCGGACGCCGACGGCCCTCTCGTCAATCGCCTGCGCCAAGCGGGCGGCATTCTTCTGGGAAAGACCAATCTCCCACTTGCCGCCTACGACTGGCAAAGTCGGAACCCCCAGTTTGGACGCACCAATAATCCATGGGATCTGGCGCGCACCCCCGGTGGCAGTTCTGGAGGATCAGGGGCCGCACTGGCCGCGGGATTTGCGCCGCTGGAGTTGGGCGCAGACGTGGCCGGGTCCATCCGGGTGCCCAGCCACTTCTGCGGCGTGGTGGGACTTCGTCCGACCGAGGGGACACTGCCGCTCAACGGCCTCATGCCGCCGAACCAGCCCCGCACAGTGCAGCACGTCGTCGTTGCCGGCCCAATGGCTCGCACCGTCGAAGACCTTCAGTTGGCCTGGTCGGTCTTGCACTCCCCCCCGACAGCCGACCCGCCGTCGCTCGCATCTCTCCGGATTGCCGTCACTTCAGAACTGGGCGGGGTTCCGGTCGACACGGACACACAGCGGGTCCTGCGCGAGACCGTCAGAACACTCCGGGACGCCGGATGCACAGTGGAACGGCGGTCGTCTCCCGTAAATATCGACTCGGCCCTAGAAACGTGGGCGCACATTCAGGGCTTCGAGCTCAACGCCGGACTCCCCTTTCCGCTCCGGACCCCGCCGCTCCGAGACGTGCTCTGGCACGGGATCATCCGGTATAAATTTGGCTTTCTTGGGCGGCTGCTCGCCCAGGGCGCGCGTCTCTCCCCGCAGGGATACCTCACAGCGTTGGACCGAAAGAAGCAACTCACCGAAACCCTCGACACGTTTCTGTCCAGTTGGGACCTGTGGCTTACACCGGTCGCCTCCCGTCCCGCGTTCTCCCATCGTCAGACGGGACGTGCACTCTCCATCGAGGGCGTATCGGTCCCTTACGCCCTGCCGTTTGCGGCTTACAACTGCGCGACGGCCGTCACCGGCCACCCCATCCTCACGCTCCCTGCGGGCGACTCCAGCGACGGGCTGCCCATCGGCGTGCAAGTGCATGCCCGCTCTGGGGAAGACGCTGCCCTTCTAAGGGCCGGCCGGCAACTGGCGTCGGCGCTCGATCTCCAGCCCCGACGTGCGCCCCTGAAGAACTCCGTCGATTAG